The window CATGACAACGACAGATTCTTCTCCAATAGTGACAGTGGATCCAGAAGATGTTTGTCTGATACCATTTTCGGATTCAAAGGAGTTGTCAAAGTCGCTATTGTCTCCAAGGGTACCGGGAGCATTGTTTGATTCACTGATGATAGCAACAACGGGGACAGCGGGTCCAGATGAAGCTCCTCCAGTAGATCCACCGAAAGATGATCCTCCGAAGGATGAACCAGATCCACCGAATGAGGATGTGACTTGGTTAAAGGATGAAGCAGATCCTATTTGTCCGGCTCCGTAAGAGCTGATTGGAGGTGAGTTACGACCAATTCTTCTGGAGAATACTCCGGCATCAATGCTGATGGCAGAGCAGAGAACTAAGGTACAAAGAGCCTggaaaatacaaacatatttagtAATATGAATTAACTAATTCGAGAGTACATTTTAATGTGTcttactaaatatttcatttttggtgtTATTGATTGCCAATGATGGAAAATGCAACTGATGTTGTGTTCATGGAATACTCGGGCTTTATATACACATTAATAActatgaactctttttttaaaaataagtcgTGGAATATTGTGTGCTACGAATtggacaaaaaacaaaacaacgcTCGAGCATCTTCATgtgaagaaaataacaaaaaagtacaaaaccCGTTCTTTACTATTGTTGGTACATTGAACATAGACCATGGTCCTTGACTTTGAATTTATCGAGGGAAAGATTAGAAATAGTTTCAAATGCAAATTTCTTGAATGTACACTAAATGATTTCCTTTCCACTATaggtatttaatttataaatataatttgatgaatgaagttaagtgtttattttgaaataagttaaaGTAAGGAGGAAAGAggataatagtaaaataatcttttctggtcatttatttgtaaaaagctaaataatttcatcaagttgcttaaattattttatcaataataatactttacaaCTGTCAGTCCTGATTATGTCAAGAAATAAGTTGTCTTggccttgaaaataaattcttgatCGAAAGGCACCTATGATTCCCAACAAGgatccaaaaa is drawn from Lepeophtheirus salmonis unplaced genomic scaffold, UVic_Lsal_1.4 unplaced_contig_5123_pilon, whole genome shotgun sequence and contains these coding sequences:
- the LOC121131384 gene encoding uncharacterized protein; amino-acid sequence: MKYLALCTLVLCSAISIDAGVFSRRIGRNSPPISSYGAGQIGSASSFNQVTSSFGGSGSSFGGSSFGGSTGGASSGPAVPVVAIISESNNAPGTLGDNSDFDNSFESENGIRQTSSGSTVTIGEESVVVMKGSYEYVGPDGQTYVVDWIADENGFQPSAPHLPKEVPIPFPEIAEAVAAQIAFAAQEDAVGGSTSAGGFSGSAAGGFGQSFGASSQSQSVAPLTQYGR